The sequence GCTGTTCACCTTGCAAAACATGGAGGGGCGCATGTTTAGGCCTATGGCGTTTACCGTCTCTTTTGCCCTCCTTGCGTCGCTCTTCCTGGCCCTCACCATGGCCCCCGCCTTGAGTTCGTATTTGCTTGCCGCCGTAGGACAATCGTCGGACGGCGACGCACCCGGTGATGATACGCCATCAAAAACCGGACTGTCATATCGGTTTATGCAAGCTTTGCAATCGGTGTATCAACCGGTGCTCGATGTTGCATTGCGCTACCGCAGGATGACACTGGGGGCTGCAATCGTCATAGTGCTCCTGGGGGGATGGCTCTTTACATCGCTGGGGACGGAGTTTGCACCAGACCTTGAGGAAGGATCTGTAGCCATCCAGGTGGCACTCGAGCCGGATGCATCGCTTGAAACATCGACCGAGATCCAGACCAAGGTCGAACGTGCCCTCATGGAGTTTCCAGAGGTGACTACGGTCGTAAGCAAGACCGGCCGCCCCGCCGTGGCGTTCGACCCGATGGGCCAGAACCTGACCGACATGTTCGTGGGCCTTAAGCCTCGCGCAGAGTGGACGTACGACTCCAAAGAAGCCCTCGTGAATGCGATGCGGGACCGGGTACATCAGATTCCTGGGGCTAAATTTGCCTTTACTCAGCCCATTGCTCTCCGTCTTGACGAAATGGTGAGCGGAACCAAAAGCGAGATTGCTCTCAAGATATTCGGGGAAGACCTCAAAGAACTCAAGCGCCTACAATCGGAGGCCACTGCGGTCGTGTCCGACATTGAGGGGGCTGCAGACGTGCTACCCTCGCAAATTGCTGGTTTTGGCTATGTGGAGGTCACCCTCCAACGCGATCTGGCGGCACGGTACGGCCTACAGGTAAGCACCGTTCAAAATGCCATCGACGCCGCAATTGGGGGCGATCAGCTGAGCACAATCAGCGACGGAGACCGCCGCTTTGCGCTAGTTGGCAAATTCAACAAGGCATCGCGTAGCTCCGTTGCATCCATCCGCAACCTGCCATTAACAACCGAGGAAGGGGGCCGCATTCGTCTCCAAGACGTCGCAACGATTCAGCTTACCGAAGCCCCGGCAGAAGTGACCCGAGAACAGGGCAAGCGCAAGGTCACGGTAGGCGTCAACTTGAGTGGGCGTGATGCCGGAAGCTTTGTAGAGGAAGCAAAGAAGGCCTTTCGGCAGAACGTGGATCTGCCCGCCGGCTACACGGTGGACTGGGGCGGTCAGTTCGAAAACCAGCAGCGGTCGCGTAAGCGTCTCATGCTTATCTTGCCGATCACGCTGATCATCGTGTTTGTGCTTCTCTATATGACCTTTAACTCCGTAAGCCAGGCCCTCCTCGTATTCCTGAATATCCCCGTTTCACTGGTCGGCGGTACGCTCCTCCTCTGGGGAATGGGCCTTTACATGAGCGTGCCGGCATCGGTCGGGTTTATCGCCGTGTTAGGCATTGCTGTACAGAACGGTGTGGTGATGGTCAGTTTTATCGATGATCTGCGCGAACGAGGACACTCGCTCACGGAGGCCGTACGAAACGGAGCCAGGCTGCGCCTACGCCCCATTCTAATGACAACGCTTACCTCGTTGCTCGGATTGGCACCGTTGCTGGTGGCTACGGGCATTGGGGCCAACGTTCAGCGTCCGCTGGCGGCGGTTGTGGTTGGAGGCATCTTTACGCTGGTGCCGTCAACCCTTCTGCTTCTCCCCACCCTCTACGGCTGGTTTGAGCCCAAGGCCCGCTCCGAACAGTCCACCGTACAAGTAAAACCATAGATAGGCTGGTCGCCTGCGCAGCGTCGAAACGCGCTCTTAAACTGCTAAACGTATCACCAACATTCTTACGCCATGCAAATGATTGTTGCTTACTTTCGCCCTATTGTACAAGACGAGGTTATGGAGCGACTTCGCCAAATGGGAGTGCCCGGAGCTAGCCTGAGCAAGGTACATGGCTTTGGGCTAGAGGCCGATGCGGCGGGCAAAGAAACCTATGGCCCCCAGGTTTCTCCTTACAAACACACAGTGAAGCTGGAAGTCATTTGCCCGGACGACCGGGAAGCGGAACTCGTCGATACTATCGCCCAAACAGCGCAGACTGGGCAGCGAGGCGACGGAAAGATCTACGTTCTGCCCGTTCAGCGCGCTGTCGACATTCGCTCTTACGAGGCTGGAGGTGCAGCCCACGGGCGGGCCTGACCCGTGTGCCTTCCCTTTCCGTGCTCCTTCCACTGAATACCCCCGCCCGGCGGGTGGCTGCTGCCCCCATCATCGGGTACGGGTTCATACGCAAGATCGTAACACGCTAGGCCATCGGACACCTACACGCAGCTGTTTGGACGAAGCCCGGCTCCTTGAAATAGAACTTCCGTATGTAGGAGGCTTTCGTTTCTTTCGCAATGATTGCTACGTGCTCATGATACACCCAAGCGAACATCACCTACTTCTTGTTGAAGATGAGCCCGACGTGGCTTCTTTTGTCCAACAAGGTCTGTCGGAAGAAGGCTATAAGGTGAACTGGGTGGAAACGGGGCAGCGCGCGCTGGAATACATCCGCCAATCGACCTTCGATCTCGTCTTGCTCGACGTTCGCCTGCCGGACCTTTCGGGGTTGGAAGTGTGCGAGCGCATGCGTCTGCATCGCCCCGCGCTTCCAGTACTCATGCTCACGGCCCTGGATGCGGTCGAAGATCGAGTGCGCGGGCTACGGGCAGGTGCCGACGACTACCTTCCCAAGCCGTTTGCTTTCGACGAACTAGTCGCGCGTATCGAAGCCCTCCTGCGGCGGACGAACCGACCACAGGAATCCGGTATGCTCAAAGACGGCCCGCTCGTGATTGACCCGGCCGCTCGCACCTGCACCTACAAGGGCCAACGCGTGGATGTTACACCAACGGAATTTGATCTGCTCGCCTACCTGATGGCGCGTTCGGGGCGGGCCTTGAGCCGCGATACGATCCACCAAGAGGTGTGGGGGCATGCCTTCGACCGGGGCACCAACTTGATCGACGTGTACGTCAATTACGTGCGCCGAAAGTTAGAGGCGGTCGGCTGCAAGCCGCCTATCGAGACCGTGCGAGGGGTCGGCTATCGGTACGCTCCCTGCGCCGATGAAGCCTCCTCCCAGCAACTGCCTTCCGAATCCTCTCCCCCGGCCCCCAACGACCGATGACCGGTTCCCTCCTTCCGTTTGGTGCCTCTTCGGACGAGTCAACAGGGGAGCGCCCCTCGTTTCAGCGGCGCCTCCTGGTGCAGTTTGGCCCGGCCCTTGTGCTAGCGCTTGGGGTACTAGCCCTGATCGCGTGGACCGGGGCCTACCTGGCCGTGCACCGGAATGCCGTCGAGGCGTTGGAGACGGAGATCGGCGAAATGCGGACTATCATTGGCGTGCACGATACCCTCGACGTGTCTGGGTATGCGTGGAACGAGGCACACCATCGCCTTGCCATTAACCGGGTGGATCCGATTTTTGTACAAGTGTTTTCTACCGATGGCCGCCTCATACGTCAGTCGGCCAATATCGACTCGCTGTCGGGATCATTTCCTCGCCGGCGCCTACCTATTCATCCGGAGAGCTTCTGGCCGTCGATTCATATATTTACGGTGAGTGGCCAGGCGCTCTACTATCGCACGCGTTCGCTTCGGACTGCCTCGGGCACACGGGTGGGCTTTGTACAGATTGCGCGCCACGTGCCGGAGCACCGGTCCCTCCTCTGGACATTTGCGGGAGTGTTGCTTGGGCTCTGGATTGTCCTCTCGCTGGGCCTGCTGGCCCTTGTCAAATGGTCTGCCCGACGCGTCTTAGAACCGCTTCAGTCCATCACCGCAGTTGCACAGTCCGTCACCACAACCGACTTGAACGAGCGCGTGGTGGTCCCTCCCTCAGCCGACCGCGAGACTGCCACCCTCGGACGTGCCTTTAACGCACTCCTCAACCGCATCGGAGACCATGTAGCTGCCTTGCAAGCGTTTACCGCTAACGCGGCCCATGAGCTACAAACCCCGCTTACAGCCTTACAGGGCCACGTTGAGCTGGCGCTGCGCCGCGAACGCGACCCCGAGCGGTACCGCGAGACGCTCCGCCTTCTTGAACGCAAGCTGAGCGTTCTCATCGATACCCTTCGCGCGCTCCTCACGCTTACGCGCCTTGACCGAGACGCCCTTGTGGACATAAGCCCGGTCAACCTCTCAGCCCTCGTTGGCGATGAAATAGAGGCTCTCCAAGACGCGGCAATCGAGAAAGGCCTCTCGCTTACCGTGCAAACTAGTACACCCGTCTGGACGAAAGGACTGCCCAATTTGCTTCATAAGGCAGTCCGAAATATCATTGACAATGCCATCAAGTACACCCCCGGGGGCGATGTGGTGGTGACGGTAGACTACACGACGGACGGGCAGGCGCGCTTCACATGCACAGACACCGGTGTTGGCATGACCGCGGAAGAGTGCAAAGCGGCCACCAGTCGCTTCTACCGTGGCGACGGCGCCGCCCAGGTTGCAGAGGGCAGCGGGCTTGGGCTCTCGTTGGTGCAGCAGATTGTCAACGCGCATGGCGGCACGCTACGCCTTAAGTCTACCCCGGGTAAGGGCACACAAGCTATTATCTTGCTCCCCACCGCGCCCTCTCCCCACCATTCTGATGGATCCGACGAACCGGTGCCCCACACCCATCGGGCCGGTCAATAGCTTAACGAGCGTGTGCGTCGCGGCCTGACGGATCCTGCGCTCCGTGTGACCCGTGAGATCATGTCCATTCGCCCACGCCTCCCAACCCGCTGCTGCCGCCATGGCCTTCACGTCTGTCAACCCTGCGACCGAAGAAGAAATTGCCCGCTACGCGGCCCACACACCCGATGCGGTGGAGCAGGCCCTCGACCGCGCGGTGGCCGCCCACGCCGTGCAGCGCGAACGCTCGTTTGCGGCGCGCGCTAGGCGGATGCGGCGCGTAGCCGATCTGCTAGAGGAGCGCGCCGACACGTACGGCCGCCTCATGACCCGCGAAATGGGCAAGCCGCTCGACCAGGCCACCGGCGAGGTGGAAAAGTGCGCCTGGGTGTGCCGCTACTACGCCGAACACGCCGCCGACTTCCTGTCCGACGAGCCGGTGGCCACCGATGCTACCGAAAGTTTTGTGGCGTACGAACCCCTGGGCCCCCTCCTGGCCATCATGCCGTGGAATTTTCCGTTCTGGCAGCTCTTTCGTTTTGGCGCCCCGGCGCTCATGGCGGGCAACAGCATCGTGCTGAAGCACGCGCCCAACGTGATGGGCTGCGCCGAAGCCATCGAGGCGGTGGTGCGCGACGCGGGCTTCGATGCGCACGAGCTGCAACACCTGCGCGTAGACACCGACACGACGGCCGATATCATCGCCGACGATCGCGTGCGCGGCGTGACCCTCACCGGCAGCGTGGGCGCCGGGCGCGCCGTGGCCCAGCAGGCCGGACAGCACCTCAAGCCCACGGTGCTGGAGCTCGGCGGCTCCGATCCGTTCATTGTATGCGCCGATGCCGACCTCGACCGCGCCCTCGACGTGGCCGTGCAAGCGCGCATGCAAAACAACGGACAAAGCTGCATTGCGGCCAAACGGTTCATTGTGGAAGAACCCGTAGCGGATACCTTCCGCGACCGCTTCGTTGCTGCGGTCGAGGACCTGTCCGTTGGCGACCCAACCGATGCCGTAGACCTCGGCCCGATGGCCCGCGCCGACCTGCGCGACCAGCTGCATGACCAGGTGGAACGCGCCATTGGCGACGGCGCCCTCGCCCTTACCGGCGGCCACCCGCTGCATCGCACCGGCTTTTACTACGCACCCACGGTGCTTGCAGAAGTGGAACCCGGCACCGTCGCCTTCGACGAAGAGCTGTTCGGTCCGGTGGCCGCGTTCACCACCGCCCGCGACCTCGACCACGCCGTGGCGCTCGCCAACGCAACCGACTTTGGACTGGGCGGAGCCGTCTTTACCGAGGACCTTTCGAAAGGGCAATCCGTTGCCCGGCGGCTTGCGTGCGGCTGCGCCTTCGTCAATGCAATGACCAAGAGCGACCCGCGGGTGCCGTTTGGCGGCATTAAGAACAGCGGCTACGGGCGCGAGCTCTCGCATCACGGCATCCACGAATTTGTGAACGCCAAAACCATCTGGGTGACTGCGTAGCCCGGTGCCTGCACGCCGCACGGCTTTTTCTTTCGCCTTTTCCCCTGCTATGGCAAACGACAAACGACTGATTGTGGGCCTCGGCAATCCCGGCCCCGAGTACAAAGACACCCGCCACAACGTGGGCTTTCGCGTCGCGCAGATGCTTCTTCACCGCCTCGATGCCTCGGCGCGCCGCGAGCACCAGGCCCTTGTGGGCTGGGGCGTGCACGAAGGCACCCAGACAGGCGTCGCCCTGCCGCAAACCTACATGAACCGCAGCGGCCACGCGGTGCAGCCGCTCTGTGCCGCTTACGACCTCGACGTGTCGGACCTGCTCGTCATTGTGGATGACCTGCATCTCGATGTGGGACAGCTGCGCCTGCGCCCCGGCGGCAGCAGCGGCGGACACAATGGCCTCGCCGACATTGCTGCGCAGCTTGGCACCACCGACTATCCGCGGTTGCGCATTGGCATCGGCAACGATTACGCCGACGGTGCGCAGGCCGAATACGTGCTGTCACCGTTTACTGCGCAGCAGGCAGACACCATGCAGGAGGTGCTGATTGACGCCGCCAACGCGGCGCTGCTCTTTGTGCGCGACGGCATGGAGGCAGCCATGAACCGCTACAACAGTTAGCGTTGTCTACGATCTCATGTTCTGGGGTTCTCATGCAGTGCTCAGCGCACGCTGCCCCTTGCTTCCAGGGCGTTAACCTTTTTTCGCGCCTGCATGAGCACCTTTCGGAAATCGGCGATTTCCTCACGCTCGTCAAATGAGACGAGGTACTGCAACCTCTGTTTAGGGGCATTGCCCAAAATCATCCGTGCTGTTGGTCCCTTTGGCGTATGGGAAAACGTAAAGCGGAGAGCAGGTGTCCACGTGGTTACTGTTGGACCGTCCGGTTCGATATCTGTGACGGGCGCATGGATCATTTCCGCAAGCACACCGCGCGTCGCCTTTGGCGTCGGTGCCCACTGCTGATGCACATACGTGAGCGTCTGAATGAGCGTATCGAGCGCGGGCCGGTGGAGCGGGACGCCCCGCACGATTACGGCGTCGTTAAACGAATATGTTGCCCCCGCTCCTCGCGACGTGCGTGGCGTGAGCAACACATACGGCGTACCGCCACGGTCGGAAGCAGCAAAAACCACGTAGTTGCGTTGGAGGGCATTTGCATCATCGCTTCCCACCAGGTAGAGCTGCG comes from Salisaeta longa DSM 21114 and encodes:
- a CDS encoding efflux RND transporter permease subunit; its protein translation is MFDRLIASVIKNRVLVLLLTAVLAGWGIYSWQEVPLDAYPELTNNQVQILTRVPGMSPVEVEQLVSYPIETSMTNLKGVIDNRSLSQFGLSVVTLVFEEDMDPYFVRRLVFQRLSQVKSKLPEKAEASLGPLSTALGQVYQYTLTDKPGDAYSYSPMELRTIQDWILAPELRTVSGVVEANALGGFVKQYHVRFDPDQLINYDLTLDDVYEALRKSNRNAGGSYITRNSQQYVVRGVGRLGAGDDSIIADIKNTVVTSRNGTPILISDVGDVKVGHAVRYGAATANGKGETVTGIVMMRRGANAQQVVRNVEAKLETLKKQAMPPGVGLEVYYNRNQLTSAAISTVTSSLLIGGLLVLIVLIGFLGDWRSALIVSLVLPMTALITFILMNYLGFKANLMSLGGLAIGLGMFVDGAIVMVENIYRLREQNPNESIGLIVVRAGREVARPIAFSVGVVIAVFLPLFTLQNMEGRMFRPMAFTVSFALLASLFLALTMAPALSSYLLAAVGQSSDGDAPGDDTPSKTGLSYRFMQALQSVYQPVLDVALRYRRMTLGAAIVIVLLGGWLFTSLGTEFAPDLEEGSVAIQVALEPDASLETSTEIQTKVERALMEFPEVTTVVSKTGRPAVAFDPMGQNLTDMFVGLKPRAEWTYDSKEALVNAMRDRVHQIPGAKFAFTQPIALRLDEMVSGTKSEIALKIFGEDLKELKRLQSEATAVVSDIEGAADVLPSQIAGFGYVEVTLQRDLAARYGLQVSTVQNAIDAAIGGDQLSTISDGDRRFALVGKFNKASRSSVASIRNLPLTTEEGGRIRLQDVATIQLTEAPAEVTREQGKRKVTVGVNLSGRDAGSFVEEAKKAFRQNVDLPAGYTVDWGGQFENQQRSRKRLMLILPITLIIVFVLLYMTFNSVSQALLVFLNIPVSLVGGTLLLWGMGLYMSVPASVGFIAVLGIAVQNGVVMVSFIDDLRERGHSLTEAVRNGARLRLRPILMTTLTSLLGLAPLLVATGIGANVQRPLAAVVVGGIFTLVPSTLLLLPTLYGWFEPKARSEQSTVQVKP
- a CDS encoding P-II family nitrogen regulator — its product is MQMIVAYFRPIVQDEVMERLRQMGVPGASLSKVHGFGLEADAAGKETYGPQVSPYKHTVKLEVICPDDREAELVDTIAQTAQTGQRGDGKIYVLPVQRAVDIRSYEAGGAAHGRA
- a CDS encoding response regulator transcription factor translates to MIHPSEHHLLLVEDEPDVASFVQQGLSEEGYKVNWVETGQRALEYIRQSTFDLVLLDVRLPDLSGLEVCERMRLHRPALPVLMLTALDAVEDRVRGLRAGADDYLPKPFAFDELVARIEALLRRTNRPQESGMLKDGPLVIDPAARTCTYKGQRVDVTPTEFDLLAYLMARSGRALSRDTIHQEVWGHAFDRGTNLIDVYVNYVRRKLEAVGCKPPIETVRGVGYRYAPCADEASSQQLPSESSPPAPNDR
- a CDS encoding sensor histidine kinase, whose translation is MTGSLLPFGASSDESTGERPSFQRRLLVQFGPALVLALGVLALIAWTGAYLAVHRNAVEALETEIGEMRTIIGVHDTLDVSGYAWNEAHHRLAINRVDPIFVQVFSTDGRLIRQSANIDSLSGSFPRRRLPIHPESFWPSIHIFTVSGQALYYRTRSLRTASGTRVGFVQIARHVPEHRSLLWTFAGVLLGLWIVLSLGLLALVKWSARRVLEPLQSITAVAQSVTTTDLNERVVVPPSADRETATLGRAFNALLNRIGDHVAALQAFTANAAHELQTPLTALQGHVELALRRERDPERYRETLRLLERKLSVLIDTLRALLTLTRLDRDALVDISPVNLSALVGDEIEALQDAAIEKGLSLTVQTSTPVWTKGLPNLLHKAVRNIIDNAIKYTPGGDVVVTVDYTTDGQARFTCTDTGVGMTAEECKAATSRFYRGDGAAQVAEGSGLGLSLVQQIVNAHGGTLRLKSTPGKGTQAIILLPTAPSPHHSDGSDEPVPHTHRAGQ
- a CDS encoding NAD-dependent succinate-semialdehyde dehydrogenase, with product MAFTSVNPATEEEIARYAAHTPDAVEQALDRAVAAHAVQRERSFAARARRMRRVADLLEERADTYGRLMTREMGKPLDQATGEVEKCAWVCRYYAEHAADFLSDEPVATDATESFVAYEPLGPLLAIMPWNFPFWQLFRFGAPALMAGNSIVLKHAPNVMGCAEAIEAVVRDAGFDAHELQHLRVDTDTTADIIADDRVRGVTLTGSVGAGRAVAQQAGQHLKPTVLELGGSDPFIVCADADLDRALDVAVQARMQNNGQSCIAAKRFIVEEPVADTFRDRFVAAVEDLSVGDPTDAVDLGPMARADLRDQLHDQVERAIGDGALALTGGHPLHRTGFYYAPTVLAEVEPGTVAFDEELFGPVAAFTTARDLDHAVALANATDFGLGGAVFTEDLSKGQSVARRLACGCAFVNAMTKSDPRVPFGGIKNSGYGRELSHHGIHEFVNAKTIWVTA
- the pth gene encoding aminoacyl-tRNA hydrolase; translation: MANDKRLIVGLGNPGPEYKDTRHNVGFRVAQMLLHRLDASARREHQALVGWGVHEGTQTGVALPQTYMNRSGHAVQPLCAAYDLDVSDLLVIVDDLHLDVGQLRLRPGGSSGGHNGLADIAAQLGTTDYPRLRIGIGNDYADGAQAEYVLSPFTAQQADTMQEVLIDAANAALLFVRDGMEAAMNRYNS